The Arachis hypogaea cultivar Tifrunner chromosome 19, arahy.Tifrunner.gnm2.J5K5, whole genome shotgun sequence genome has a window encoding:
- the LOC112776986 gene encoding uncharacterized protein codes for MDSTFSTLGFLIFALTLSFYAFVVQSEITVVHIDRLASPAPPPPPPPPPPPPPPPPPPESPPPPPPPHHRRSPPPKHSAHRSPPPPLESPPTPSDAQASELGSPPRDYHRYWIPPPPPSRQQSGMNTGKKVGLLFVGIVAVMQIAMVSFLVFQRNQLLKGNDRYENYS; via the coding sequence ATGGATTCGACGTTTTCAACCTTGGGTTTTTTGATCTTTGCTCTTACACTTTCTTTCTATGCCTTTGTTGTTCAATCAGAGATAACAGTTGTGCACATTGATAGATTAGCATCTCCGGcgccaccgccaccaccacctccacctccacctccacctccaccacctCCGCCTCCCGAATCGCCACCCCCACCTCCGCCACCTCACCACCGTCGTTCACCGCCGCCAAAGCATTCGGCCCATAGGTCCCCTCCTCCGCCCCTCGAATCGCCGCCAACACCGTCCGATGCGCAAGCGAGCGAGCTGGGATCTCCGCCGCGCGATTATCACCGCTACTGGATCCCTCCGCCGCCTCCGTCTCGACAGCAAAGCGGAATGAACACGGGGAAGAAAGTTGGGCTCTTGTTTGTAGGAATTGTGGCGGTTATGCAGATTGCCATGGTTAGTTTCTTGGTGTTCCAGAGAAACCAGCTTCTTAAGGGAAATGACAGATATGAGAATTATTcttga